Proteins co-encoded in one Brassica rapa cultivar Chiifu-401-42 chromosome A02, CAAS_Brap_v3.01, whole genome shotgun sequence genomic window:
- the LOC103848470 gene encoding cytochrome c6, chloroplastic, whose protein sequence is MRLHSSPASARCCNLFCSSHKAIPRESEWKFQVPVKHKDLEFLIKRFAAPLTAVILAVSPICNPPESLGQTLDIQRGATVFNRACIGCHDTGGNIIQPGATLFPSDLQRNGVDTEEEIYRVTYFGKGRMPGFGEKCTPRGQCTFGPRLQDEEIKLLSEFVKLQADQGWPNVSTD, encoded by the exons ATGAGGCTTCACTCTTCTCCTGCCTCTGCTCGCTGCTGCAACTTATTTTGTTCCTCCCACAAG GCCATCCCAAGAGAAAGCGAATGGAAGTTTCAAGTTCCTGTAAAGCACAAAGATTTGGAGTTTCTGATCAAGAGGTTTGCTGCTCCACTCACGGCGGTTATTCTTGCGGTTTCACCCATCTGTAATCCTCCAG AATCTCTAGGCCAAACTTTGGATATACAAAGAGGAGCAACAGTGTTTAATAGAGCTTGTATTGGCTGTCATGATACAGGCGGAAACATTATTCAACCT GGAGCAACGCTTTTCCCAAGTGACCTCCAAAG AAATGGAGTTGATACTGAGGAAGAGATATACCGTGTTACCTACTTTGGAAAGGGAAGAATGCCG GGATTTGGGGAGAAATGCACACCGAGGGGACAGTGTACCTTTGGACCGCGGTTGCAGGACGAAGAGATCAAGCTTCTGTCTGAGTTTGTAAAACTCCAGGCTGACCAAGGTTGGCCAAACGTATCTACCGATTAG